CTCGGGTCGTAGAACCTGGCATCCAGCGCGGTATCCCTTGCCCGCTGAATGTCATTGCGGGCGAACGAGCCGTCGAGCGCCGTTCCCAGGCCGGGGACGTATGCCGAGACGTTCTTCGAGGTGTCCGGGTTGCCGAAGGAGACGATGGCCCGGCCGTTGTTCTGGTCACCGATGCCCAGGAGGTACATCGGCGGGTTGGTCGGGGCCTGGTTCCACAGTTGGTCGTTGATCGAGCGCAGACCCTCCAGCTGGTTCCTGGACTTCTCGTCCCCCTGCCCCGACAGCTTCCCGATCAGCATCTCCAGGTTGTCCCGGTTGGCGCGGTCGCGGGTCTCCGACGGGATGCCGTCCAGGTTGCCGATCACGTCCGGATACACCGCCAGGTACTCGGCCCGCTGGTCGTCCGTCAGGCCCTGCCACCACGCGTGCCGGTCCGCCGGGCTGCGGTCGAGCGGAATCGTGTCGTGGAGGTAGTGGCCGGCCTCCTTGCGCACGAGGGCCGCGTCGGCCGCCGCGTCCGCCCAGGTGGCGTCGGTGATGTCCAGGCTGTCCGCGGCCACCAGCCGGTTCAAGGCCTGGGTGAAGCGCGCGTCCGCTTCCTGCGCGGCGAGCACGGCCGTCCGGATCCGGCCGGCGATCTCCTGGGCCGCGGCGTGATGGGGGTTGGCGTCGGCGCCCATCGGAGGCTGGGCCTGCGGGTGCATGGGCAGCTCACGGAGGAACAGCCGTCGGTCGACCCCCTGTACCGAACTGCCGGGAACCGGCTGCTTGGTCAGGAAGTTCTCGCCCGCGGGCGGGTACTCCACCGAACCGTCCGCATGCAGGGTGAAGCCGTGGGTCGAGGCGTCGTCCAGGGCGGCTTTCAAGCGTGTCTGCTGCGTGGAGAGTTCCTGGGCGAGGGCGCCCAGGGTGGTGCGGACGAGCCCGCACTCGGTGTGGACGTAGTCGAAGTTGCGGTCCAGACGCCGCAGCCGATCGTGAGCGGCGGTCGCGGACTCGCCCTTCTGGGTCTCCAGGGACTTCAGCATCTCCATGCTGATCCTGTTCCGTGCGGCGTTCGCCCGGTTGCTCGCGTCGGCCCAGCCCGTGGCGGCCTCCGTGAACTCGTTTGTCTTCAGGTCGCGCAACTGCTGCCAGGTCAGGGTCACTTCGCGGGCTC
This is a stretch of genomic DNA from Streptomyces sp. NBC_00536. It encodes these proteins:
- a CDS encoding alpha/beta hydrolase, which translates into the protein MTLTWQQLRDLKTNEFTEAATGWADASNRANAARNRISMEMLKSLETQKGESATAAHDRLRRLDRNFDYVHTECGLVRTTLGALAQELSTQQTRLKAALDDASTHGFTLHADGSVEYPPAGENFLTKQPVPGSSVQGVDRRLFLRELPMHPQAQPPMGADANPHHAAAQEIAGRIRTAVLAAQEADARFTQALNRLVAADSLDITDATWADAAADAALVRKEAGHYLHDTIPLDRSPADRHAWWQGLTDDQRAEYLAVYPDVIGNLDGIPSETRDRANRDNLEMLIGKLSGQGDEKSRNQLEGLRSINDQLWNQAPTNPPMYLLGIGDQNNGRAIVSFGNPDTSKNVSAYVPGLGTALDGSFARNDIQRARDTALDARFYDPSSASIVWLGYDAPQLPADNLLDNLAVTTMDDARRGAGDYNKFMAGISSTNQNADPHITAIGHSYGSLTVGQAAQQPGGIPGADDIILVGSPGTGAQNADQLGVGRDHVYVGAAQNDLVTKAPNTAETAGLLGGGAAGAVAGGVVGSALGPLGTVGGAVIGGGVGAFHGYVVGDALSDPSQIHFGTDPANREFGAHRFRVDDGPTPIIGGDGPIEAHSNYFNPKKDKDSAGNIALIIAGRPQDISTQEPR